Proteins co-encoded in one Elusimicrobiota bacterium genomic window:
- a CDS encoding hydrogenase maturation nickel metallochaperone HypA, translated as MHELGVARNLFELVLQKATENNLKKITKISVKLGEAAGIEKDFLSHSFADHLLPGSIADGCELEITIEKVKAICKNCGTEFLPSQTVWDCPHCQTKNIEIISGRDVYVTSIEGESH; from the coding sequence ATGCACGAGTTAGGTGTTGCCAGAAACCTGTTTGAACTTGTATTACAAAAAGCAACCGAGAATAATCTTAAAAAAATTACCAAAATTTCGGTAAAATTAGGCGAGGCAGCCGGTATTGAGAAAGATTTTTTGAGCCATTCTTTTGCTGACCATTTGCTGCCAGGCTCTATTGCGGATGGATGTGAACTTGAGATTACTATTGAAAAAGTAAAAGCAATATGTAAAAATTGTGGTACGGAATTTTTGCCGAGCCAGACCGTTTGGGACTGCCCGCATTGCCAAACGAAAAATATAGAAATAATATCCGGCAGAGATGTGTATGTCACCTCAATAGAAGGTGAATCCCATTAG
- the hycI gene encoding hydrogenase maturation peptidase HycI, whose amino-acid sequence MKITNLKKLIDSNILVIGIGNTLKGDDGVGTAVIKNLKLKMKNEMIKLLDVGAVPENYTKEIRELKPATIILIDAVEMDEKPGIIKIIDEKEITAGYFTTHNIPLNLFIDYVKEQTKAKIIFIGIQPKSTKFGEPLSAPVKNAVTKLVGFLCTS is encoded by the coding sequence ATGAAAATAACAAACTTGAAAAAATTGATTGATAGTAATATCCTTGTGATAGGTATTGGAAATACATTGAAAGGTGACGATGGCGTAGGGACTGCGGTAATTAAAAATTTAAAATTAAAAATGAAAAATGAAATGATAAAACTGCTGGATGTTGGTGCTGTGCCTGAAAATTATACCAAAGAAATAAGAGAGTTAAAGCCCGCTACAATTATTCTGATTGATGCGGTTGAAATGGATGAGAAACCGGGAATAATAAAAATTATTGACGAAAAAGAAATCACAGCTGGTTATTTTACAACACACAATATCCCGCTAAATTTGTTTATTGACTATGTAAAAGAGCAAACAAAAGCAAAGATAATTTTTATCGGTATTCAGCCGAAATCAACGAAATTCGGTGAACCACTTTCAGCGCCAGTAAAAAACGCAGTTACTAAACTGGTAGGATTTTTATGCACGAGTTAG